One genomic window of Enoplosus armatus isolate fEnoArm2 chromosome 19, fEnoArm2.hap1, whole genome shotgun sequence includes the following:
- the LOC139302122 gene encoding rho-related GTP-binding protein RhoB-like isoform X1, with protein MADIRKKLVVVGDGACGKTCLLIVFSKDEFPEVYVPTVFETYVADIEVENKQVQLALWDTAGQEDYDRLRPLSYPDTDVILMCFSVDSPDSLENIPEKWVPEVKHFCPNVPIILVANKKDLRNDENVKNELSRLKLEPLKTEDGRAMAMRIGAYDYLECSAKTKEGIWEVFETATRAALQKRKTPSTSCLKCCVLM; from the coding sequence ATGGCAGACATACGCAAGAAACTTGTCGTGGTGGGGGACGGCGCGTGTGGGAAGACATGTCTACTGATTGTATTCAGTAAAGACGAGTTTCCTGAGGTGTACGTCCCGACTGTGTTTGAGACATATGTGGCGGACATTGAAGTGGAAAACAAGCAAGTCCAGCTAGCTTTGTGGGACACAGCTGGGCAGGAGGACTACGACCGGCTGCGCCCTCTTTCCTATCCGGACACCGATGTCATTCTGATGTGCTTCTCCGTGGACAGCCCGGACTCGTTGGAAAACATCCCTGAAAAGTGGGTCCCTGAAGTCAAACACTTTTGTCCGAATGTACCCATTATATTAGTTGCCAACAAGAAAGATCTGCGCAACGACGAGAACGTAAAGAACGAGCTGTCCCGGTTGAAGCTGGAGCCACTGAAAACAGAGGACGGCCGGGCCATGGCCATGCGCATTGGCGCATACGACTATTTGGAGTGCTCTGCCAAAACCAAGGAGGGGATCTGGGAGGTATTCGAAACTGCAACACGGGCAGCCTTACAAAAACGAAAAACACCCTCAACAAGTTGTCTCAAAtgttgtgtgttgatgtga
- the LOC139302122 gene encoding rho-related GTP-binding protein RhoB-like isoform X2: MADIRKKLVVVGDGACGKTCLLIVFSKDEFPEVYVPTVFETYVEDYDRLRPLSYPDTDVILMCFSVDSPDSLENIPEKWVPEVKHFCPNVPIILVANKKDLRNDENVKNELSRLKLEPLKTEDGRAMAMRIGAYDYLECSAKTKEGIWEVFETATRAALQKRKTPSTSCLKCCVLM, from the exons ATGGCAGACATACGCAAGAAACTTGTCGTGGTGGGGGACGGCGCGTGTGGGAAGACATGTCTACTGATTGTATTCAGTAAAGACGAGTTTCCTGAGGTGTACGTCCCGACTGTGTTTGAGACATATGTG GAGGACTACGACCGGCTGCGCCCTCTTTCCTATCCGGACACCGATGTCATTCTGATGTGCTTCTCCGTGGACAGCCCGGACTCGTTGGAAAACATCCCTGAAAAGTGGGTCCCTGAAGTCAAACACTTTTGTCCGAATGTACCCATTATATTAGTTGCCAACAAGAAAGATCTGCGCAACGACGAGAACGTAAAGAACGAGCTGTCCCGGTTGAAGCTGGAGCCACTGAAAACAGAGGACGGCCGGGCCATGGCCATGCGCATTGGCGCATACGACTATTTGGAGTGCTCTGCCAAAACCAAGGAGGGGATCTGGGAGGTATTCGAAACTGCAACACGGGCAGCCTTACAAAAACGAAAAACACCCTCAACAAGTTGTCTCAAAtgttgtgtgttgatgtga
- the LOC139302120 gene encoding apolipoprotein B-100-like, translating to MGGTKLCLLLLLGTYTLAQQDVGSVEEPVCLLAKRFKNFRRFVYDYEAETFNGVNGATDNKSGPKVSCKVEVDVPQTCSFILRTTECSLSEISGVDAAGNPVYRPADGAQAFTAAMAKNPLKITVEGQTNVKLYPEDDEPVNILNMKRGIVSALIVPVMEEEMNKKMSTVHGVCSTDFIVNAREDIATDVTVNRDLSNCDGFFARKQDTSPLALISGMNYPLSKMISSTQTCNYKFDNQKKHMKSGTCTEKHIFLPLSHQNEYGISAVVKQTVTLRETAKINDRIFDRNEDNLKYLLLDVADDKSPMQTKDAAIATMQQLNTLSQTTQGEERASLFHKLVSELRGLKVDILGSAAVEMMDISSPLTWQALAQCGTPECTSAMLKVLRTFDTAALEVDAAVYALGLLPNPSRLMVKDMLAMAQYKQSKPILYALSNAVRKLYNAEGVTPEITAVSEFMASLLGADCSGDKDLTFLTLRVVGNMGDAMEAADPAVKTILLKCMRQPATTLSVQLAAIQAFRRMSVTDEVRSNLQRVSQYPKGAVQKRLAAYLILMRNPKDSDIEVVKKLLNQEQNMQIKAFVTSHISNIISSTDSETQKLGKKIMDALQDTDVATHSDYTTKSRNYKLGMAHESMQAGIQGNIVFDPSSQLPREVLLETTLKAFGFNLDIWEVGMEGRGLEPTVDALFGKNGFFPDTVSKALYWAEDKMPPKIKEVLEKWVAPLKPEGQKVPENLVREIARNFNKLVKDLQSQESPEAMAYLRIMGAELGYIKGNELKSIAENAMMYAEIFMKTIPTPVVAKLMSSTDNEIFAHYIFMDNKFVMPTASGMPLTFALSGTFTPGAKGGLRMAPNMKELVFMPSVGVEFVTQMGVHVPEFVVSAVEMHTNMYHESNLNARIIMEENQVKLSIPASQAKLFSISNKVLIVGAGQAAVIPHTEGDKTCKPLFSGVRYCTKTLVANTGDKTDVPYFPLNGETEFAVDIKPSKEVSEYTATIAYKLLSEGKDGRQKVDSLKLALRAEGAQPTEATATMKYNRNRNVFTTQVQIPDFDVEAGVKVGMTDSSSKGKSITLEISNKNMPQLSLIGRAKLQAMTDGMLQVQLLVPSLNTDATITATMSKANGLAMEIKSDVKLPETSSIQAVTFKYGEDQAEVQLMSNMNADTKILVPYTEALQAWLRQFVEDVMDQQVVKTDMKMRHVFNKAVEASNIWMDKISTDVPYVETLRNRIASVEMPSMPENLFMNLESTFRYQFNQDRLTISIPLPLGGKSSEELRIPPMVASPRISMPQLGMDVASQEIQIPTFTIPSEYDLTLPLMGMVEVSSKVNSNYYNWEASMSAGNNPAESPSYMAKFSILAESPIKLLSFSTKGATEIADTAEKTKTFTINGSLTHMLMNTGFNMLETIAVTDNVMSKGRYKVYAAAPLGLDTSLTITTQVVLDSNMLSGDINTDGSVSVGPMTASTTYLHTFSVEPAKKEAKSESTLRVNSEILKVANKIKASYANEELLIESNTNMNSDPIKHTTKMSLSYKDVKLTIQADSVTKADERMLRSQMEFSASGEQVSLRIENQADDTENRAYSLLTGSMNPSGLEINSDASLSIFSTLASHKATLALNTNGLTTSCTTTAQHSPMTFENVFHGGVDTSGATMSLTTKGAIKGNKAELNVEGKIASTEVYLNGIFDGNLFDINTRNRVNLKLNEDGLTLSNNIAGSLNEMRTENTHSLSLSLRSFTLSSKTDNVLDKRNSYMHQITVNMERFTALVNVKNDLKIMEINFGNDAQFKAEPYNMELTGTMTGVFSEEELKHTYEVKFVDMVLYAKCNTNGKLLGAHITHNTDMEVAGLTMTFNNVGNFNSPSLRLGSTLKTVAAPFTLNIDAIFNSDGAVYLYGQQSGELYSKFLLKAEPLLFTQSFEYRASTTHELEGRPTIKTNMDNKINSMLSLQEQSVTLKMTSKVNEHIFDQEMSAYNNAERMGIEMTGAVSTPASQDYTISGFVKYDKNSDSHVIQIPFTEHLPAVIDNVKTTMMRLMDHSIEMLKNINTKYEISTKFQNKVSELKEVIDNFDFTLFVQDVRKFIISIENFMTNLTAKFPTDKVMNVLKSIKDAIMAWIQKHNIGNNFNVMYAKIEEILSSYEVEKMIGAIMDEAVKIMKQYQVREKIQSAVAALKSIDIQPLLKRVMLPAQELVNELYSFDLKQLIDDMSDYFMRMVQKIKSFDYDTFTMELKEKVADMSKIPCFGKLYGEFRVTSPHYNFKTTADLENTTTTSVTPEFKINLNSQAASTLKVLDFTVDASAHLAAPKMSRLSISENIKVDQSSFTLDHKGTMTLYGLSAQASAETTANAKTELYVAELVNNAFFAMENGVSTTVETSYKHDLNMPLLSFSDEATHMSKMEVVMDLHTAKVTFTGATGSSNFKINQTAVADICIFRHVIINAKVETETPIMKGSVSMVKFQAKAEDMKIDFTASHDAELAGQVEGTLSSSALALVTPSELMFDIKNKGNAKVVLPFNLSGKMDLQNDISFTLNSEVQEASWTGLARFNQYKYSHYFTMDNGDREINIFSQINGEANLDVLKEPITIPEITVPFVGMKSPRVEDFSLWEDTGLSYLLTTTQQTFDMNSKLKYMKNPEMITIDINVDPIINVINNNVKTLHKKVLSGKDKAAAMLARSYDNAKAEYEKYSIELPKTITVPAYKVPVMNVEVSTFTIPLPDFSLITMPALHVPSALSKLTLPKITLPKIQSIKIPVMGDLTYEFSMKTAMITIKTDASILNQDSIIIKLDSSSSSECEFLTGRIEGNTNVNTVDGFKMASVLSVKHSMLEGNHDSTITLNYANVDTSITNSAKVNLLYLAMEINQEITGNPEEGLVVSMSTPSAGLIALQMQTKRPAQVKARLYGRYPTEPTTDIDILGLKLSVMNSEKLNLQTTWNMEMPYEMMLRLKTQVPTVMEMVSDPAVRTYNKIYRSARSLEGPFEQAREQGKVMFKRVVDNLAVVNPSSVMTTVTDKTILILKEYQQKVEIVLDAVVKFLRDTKFQIPGHEQRLSGLEVYQKFSAFVADVSEEAVQKIPEYFASMFTAVLDYFQAIEFTFPGSNHIVSGREILDDLFVALRKIQDQVIVTVRKLGDIQLEDIINKVSAFLQFTTEQSEKFLQTLKSQNVDKLATFVTDVYNDAINSPILAEVAKQVEEAHRIVVEYLNAVRAKLQNVLADMSSEQLQADIQSWIDLSVKRVNAFHNNVIKTLKEKSKSVEPFVRVSDRQMEVDIPLPFVAKSN from the exons ATGGGGGGTACCAAGCTCTgtcttttgctgctgctgggaaCATACACACTAGCCC AGCAAGATGTGGGGAGTGTTGAGGAACCAGTTTGCTTGT TGGCCAAAAGATTCAAGAACTTCCGGCGGTTTGTCTACGACTATGAAGCTGAGACCTTTAACGGCGTGAATGGAGCTACCGACAACAAGAGCGGCCCCAAAGTCTCTTGCAAA GTTGAGGTTGATGTGCCCCAGACCTGTAGCTTCATCCTCCGCACAACAGAGTGCTCACTGAGCGAGATCTCTGGTGTGGATGCAGCAGGGAACCCAGTGTATCGTCCTGCTGATGGAGCTCAGGCTTTCACAGCTGCCATGGCCAA GAACCCCTTGAAGATCACAGTTGAAGGACAGACTAATGTCAAACTCTACCCTGAGGATGATGAGCCTGTCAACATCTTGAACATGAAGAGGGGAATTGTGTCTGCTCTCATCGTGCCAGTAATGGAAGAGGAGATGAACAAAAAAATG TCCACTGTGCATGGAGTGTGCTCCACTGACTTCATCGTCAACGCCAGAGAGGACATTGCCACTGATGTGACTGTCAACAGGGATCTTTCCAACTGTGACGGGTTCTTTGCCCGCAAGCAGGACACCAGTCCCCTGGCCCTCATTTCTGGCATG AACTACCCTCTGTCCAAGATGATTAGCAGTACCCAGACTTGCAACTACAAGTTTGACAACCAGAAGAAGCACATGAAGAGTGGAAcctgcacagagaaacacattttcctgcCCCTCTCCCACCA GAACGAATATGGAATTTCTGCTGTGGTGAAGCAGACTGTGACTCTGAGGGAGACCGCCAAGATCAATGACAGAATCTTTGACCGCA ATGAGGACAACCTCAAGTACTTGCTCTTGGATGTTGCTGATGACAAGTCCCCTATGCAGACCAAGGATGCTGCCATTGCCACAATGCAGCAGCTGAACACCCTGTCACAGACCACTCAGGGCGAGGAGCGCGCCAGCCTCTTCCACAAACTGGTGTCTGAGCTGCGTGGCCTGAAGGTTGACATCCTTGgatctgctgctgttgagaTGATGGACATATCCAGCCCTCTGACATGGCAAGCTCTGGCTCAGTGCGGCACCCCAGAGTGCACCAGCGCCATGCTGAAGGTTCTCAGGACCTTTGACACTGCTGCTCTTGAGGTTGATGCTGCTGTCTACGCCCTGGGACTGCTGCCTAACCCCTCCCGCCTCATGGTCAAGGACATGCTGGCAATGGCTCAGTACAAGCAGAGCAAACCCATCCTGTATGCCCTGAGCAATGCAGTCAGGAA ACTGTACAATGCTGAAGGCGTCACCCCTGAGATCACTGCTGTCTCTGAGTTCATGGCTTCTCTTCTGGGAGCAGATTGCTCTGGAGATAAAGATCTGACCTTCCTGACCTTGAGG GTTGTTGGTAACATGGGAGATGCAATGGAGGCCGCTGACCCTGCTGTAAAGACCATCCTGCTGAAGTGCATGAGACAGCCTGCAACCACACTGTCTGTGCAGCTGGCCGCCATCCAGGCTTTCAGACGCATGTCTGTGACAGATGAG GTTCGTTCTAACCTCCAGAGGGTCAGCCAGTACCCCAAGGGTGCTGTGCAGAAGCGCCTGGCGGCTTACCTGATCCTGATGAGGAATCCCAAGGACAGTGACATTGAGGTTGTGAAGAAGCTGCTTAACCAGGAGCAGAACATGCAGATCAAGGCCTTTGTGACCTCCCACATCTCCAATATCATTTCCTCCACTGATTCAGAGACCCAGAA GCTCGGCAAGAAGATAATGGATGCCCTGCAGGACACTGACGTCGCCACACACAGCGACTACACCACAAAGTCTCGCAACTACAAGCTGGGCATGGCACATGAGAGCATGCAGGCCGGCATTCAGGGCAACATCGTCTTTGATCCCAGCAGCCAGTTGCCAAGGGAGGTCTTGCTGGAAACTACCCTGAAAGCTTTTGGTTTCAACCTGGATATTTGGGAG GTTGGTATGGAAGGAAGGGGCCTCGAGCCAACTGTTGATGCTCTGTTTGGAAAGAATGGGTTCTTCCCTGACACTGTGTCCAAGGCTCTGTACTGGGCTGAAGACAAGATGCCACCAAAGATCAAAGAAGTTCTAGAGAAATGGGTTGCTCCCCTGAAACCAGAAGGACAGAAG GTTCCCGAAAATCTTGTGAGAGAAATCGCTCGCAACTTCAACAAGCTGGTTAAAGATCTGCAAAGTCAAGAGTCCCCAGAGGCCATGGCCTACCTGAGGATCATGGGAGCTGAGCTTGGCTACATCAAGGGCAACGAACTGAAGTCTATTGCTGAAAACGCAATGATGTATGCAGAGATTTTCATGAAGACCATTCCTACCCCG GTCGTGGCTAAACTGATGTCCAGCACTGACAATGAGATCTTTGCCCATTACATCTTCATGGACAACAAATTCGTCATGCCAACAGCATCTGGCATGCCTCTGACATTTGCTCTGTCTGGCACCTTTACTCCTGGCGCAAAGGGAGGCCTTCGCATGGCTCCAAACATG AAGGAGCTGGTGTTCATGCCCTCTGTTGGAGTTGAGTTTGTGACTCAGATGGGAGTCCATGTCCCTGAATTCGTTGTGTCCGCTGTTGAGATGCACACCAACATGTATCACGAGAGCAATCTCAATGCCAGGATCATCATGGAGGAGAACCAGGTCAAGCTTTCCATCCCCGCCTCACAGGCAAAGCTCTTCAGCATCAG CAACAAAGTGCTGATTGTGGGCGCTGGTCAAGCTGCAGTGATCCCACACACAGAGGGTGACAAAACCTGCAAACCTCTCTTCTCTGGAGTCAGATACTGCACCAAAACACTTGTTGCTAACACTGGTGATAAGACTGATGTCCCCTACTTCCCCCTGAATGGAGAGACTGA GTTTGCTGTGGACATCAAGCCCAGTAAAGAGGTCTCTGAGTACACAGCCACCATTGCCTATAAACTCCTCAGTGAAGGAAAGGATGGTCGCCAAAAGGTTGATTCTTTGAAGTTGGCCCTGAGAGCTGAGG GTGCTCAGCCCACAGAGGCGACAGCCACCATGAAATACAACAGGAACAGGAATGTCTTCACCACCCAAGTCCAGATACCTGACTTTGATGTTGAGGCCGGTGTCAAGGTTGGCATGACCGACAGCAGCTCCAAAGGAAAATCCATTACCCTTGAGATCTCCAACAAGAACATGCCACAGCTCTCTCTGATTGGACGTGCCAA GCTTCAGGCCATGACTGATGGCATGCTGCAGGTTCAGCTGTTAGTCCCCTCACTCAACACTGATGCCACCATCACTGCTACCATGAGCAAAGCTAATGGACTTGCTATGGAGATCAAAAGCGATGTCAAGCTCCCAGAAACCTCCTCCATTCAGGCAGTCACATTCAAATATG GTGAAGACCAGGCTGAGGTCCAGCTGATGTCCAACATGAATGCTGATACTAAGATCCTGGTGCCTTACACTGAAGCCCTTCAGGCCTGGCTCAGGCAGTTTGTGGAGGATGTCATGGACCAGCAGGTTGTCAAGACTGACATGAAAATGCGTCATGTCTTCAACAAGGCAGTTGAG GCCAGCAATATCTGGATGGACAAGATCTCAACCGATGTTCCCTATGTTGAGACTCTGAGAAACAGAATAGCAAGTGTGGAAATGCCCTCTATGCCTGAAAACCTATTCATGAACCT TGAGAGCACATTCAGATACCAGTTCAACCAGGACCGTTTGACCATTAGCATCCCTCTGCCTCTTGGAGGTAAATCATCTGAGGAGCTGAGGATACCTCCAATGGTTGCCTCCCCACGCATCTCCATGCCTCAGCTGGGCATGGACGTTGCCTCACAGGAGATCCAAATCCCCACTTTTACCATCCCTTCTGAATATGACCTCACGCTGCCTCTGATGGGAATGGTGGAAGTGTCTTCCAAGGTCAACAGCAACTATTATAACTGGGAGGCATCGATGTCTGCTGGTAACAACCCTGCAGAGTCTCCTAGCTACATGGCCAAATTCAGCATCCTGGCTGAGAGTCCaatcaagctcctctccttcTCAACTAAGG GAGCTACAGAGATCgcagacacagcagagaaaactaAGACATTCACCATTAATGGTTCTCTGACCCACATGCTCATGAACACAGGTTTTAATATGCTGGAAACCATCGCTGTCACAGACAATGTAATGTCAAAAGGAAGGTACAAAGTGTATGCCGCCGCCCCTCTGGGTCTGGATACTTCTCTGACTATTACTACCCAGGTCGTCTTAGACTCAAACATGCTCTCTGGAGATATCAACACAGATGGAAGCGTGTCTGTTGGACCCATGACTGCTAGTACCACCTATCTCCACACATTCTCTGTTGAGCCGGCGAAGAAAGAAGCTAAATCGGAGAGCACACTGAGGGTGAACTCTGAAATCCTAAAGGTTGCGAACAAGATCAAGGCATCATATGCAAATGAGGAACTTCTGATTGAGTCTAATACCAACATGAACAGTGACCCCATCAAGCACACCACCAAAATGAGCCTTAGCTACAAGGATGTCAAGCTTACCATCCAGGCTGATTCTGTGACCAAGGCTGATGAGCGAATGCTTCGTAGCCAGATGGAGTTCTCTGCCTCTGGAGAACAGGTAAGCCTCAGGATAGAGAATCAAGCTGATGACACAGAGAACCGTGCCTACTCTTTGCTCACTGGGTCCATGAACCCCTCTGGCTTGGAGATCAATTCCGATGCCTCCTTGAGCATCTTTTCAACCCTTGCCTCTCACAAGGCAACCTTGGCCCTGAACACGAATGGCCTGACCACCAGCTGTACAACAACTGCTCAGCACAGCCCAATGACCTTTGAGAATGTTTTCCATGGTGGAGTTGACACCTCTGGTGCCACCATGTCTCTCACCACCAAGGGAGCCATTAAAGGAAACAAAGCTGAGCTCAATGTTGAGGGAAAAATTGCAAGCACAGAAGTGTATCTCAACGGCATCTTTGATGGTAACCTCTTTGATATCAACACCAGGAACAGAGTGAACCTCAAACTGAATGAAGATGGCTTGACCCTCTCCAACAACATAGCTGGCTCTCTCAACGAGATGAGGACCGAAAATACCCACTCATTGTCTCTTTCGCTGAGATCTTTTACCCTCAGCTCCAAGACTGACAATGTCCTTGACAAGAGGAACTCCTACATGCATCAGATCACAGTTAACATGGAGCGATTTACTGCCTtggtaaatgtaaaaaatgaccTGAAGATCATGGAGATTAACTTTGGGAATGATGCCCAGTTCAAGGCAGAGCCCTACAACATGGAGCTGACTGGAACAATGACGGGAGTCTTCTCAGAGGAAGAGCTCAAGCACACTTATGAAGTCAAGTTTGTTGACATGGTCCTCTATGCAAAGTGCAATACCAACGGTAAACTCCTGGGAGCTCACATAACACATAACACTGATATGGAGGTTGCTGGTCTGACCATGACGTTCAACAATGTGGGTAACTTCAACTCACCATCTCTTCGGTTGGGGAGCACACTCAAAACGGTTGCCGCACCCTTCACCCTGAACATTGATGCCATTTTCAACTCAGATGGTGCAGTGTATCTGTATGGACAGCAGAGCGGTGAACTGTACAGCAAATTCCTCCTGAAAGCAGAACCCCTGCtgttcacacagtcatttgagtaCAGAGCCTCAACCACCCATGAACTGGAAGGCAGACCCACTATAAAGACCAATATGGACAACAAGATCAACAGCATGCTGAGCCTCCAAGAGCAAAGTGTCACACTGAAGATGACATCCAAAGTAAACGAGCACATCTTTGATCAAGAAATGAGTGCCTATAACAATGCAGAGAGAATGGGCATTGAGATGACAGGAGCAGTCTCAACACCAGCCAGTCAAGATTACACCATCTCTGGATTTGTGAAATATGACAAGAACAGTGACAGCCATGTCATCCAGATCCCATTCACAGAGCATCTGCCTGCAGTTATTGACAACGTGAAGACCACAATGATGAGGCTGATGGACCACAGCATTGAGATgctgaaaaacatcaacaccAAGTATGAGATCAGTACCAAGTTTCAGAACAAAGTGTCAGAACTGAAAGAGGTCATTGACAACTTTGATTTCACCCTCTTTGTCCAAGACGTAAGAAAGTTTATCATCTCAATTGAAAACTTCATGACCAACCTGACAGCCAAGTTCCCAACTGACAAAGTCATGAATGTGCTGAAATCAATAAAGGATGCTATCATGGCCTGGATCCAGAAGCATAACATTGGTAACAACTTCAATGTAATGTATGCCAAAATAGAGGAGATCCTCTCCAGCTATGAGGTTGAGAAGATGATTGGGGCCATCATGGATGAGGCTGTTAAAATTATGAAGCAGTATCAGGTGAGGGAAAAGATTCAGTCTGCAGTTGCTGCTCTCAAGTCAATTGATATCCAGCCTTTGCTCAAAAGAGTTATGTTACCTGCTCAGGAACTTGTAAATGAACTGTATTCGTTTGACTTGAAACAGCTGATTGATGACATGAGTGACTATTTCATGAGAATGGTCCAGAAAATCAAATCTTTTGATTATGACACATTCACTATGGAGTTGAAAGAGAAAGTGGCAGATATGAGCAAGATTCCCTGTTTTGGAAAACTGTACGGAGAGTTCAGAGTTACTTCACCTCATTACAACTTCAAGACCACTGCTGACCTGGAGAACACCACAACTACATCAGTCACACCAGAGTTCAAAATTAACCTTAACTCACAGGCTGCATCTACTTTGAAAGTCTTGGACTTCACTGTGGATGCCAGTGCTCATTTAGCTGCACCCAAGATGAGTCGCCTCTCCATCTCTGAGAACATCAAAGTTGACCAGTCAAGTTTTACACTTGACCACAAGGGAACAATGACTCTCTACGGCCTGTCAGCTCAAGCCTCTGCTGAAACTACTGCAAATGCCAAAACTGAGCTCTATGTTGCAGAGCTTGTCAACAATGCATTCTTTGCCATGGAAAATGGAGTTTCTACCACTGTCGAGACTAGTTACAAACATGACCTCAACATGCCACTCCTCAGCTTCTCAGATGAGGCAACCCACATGAGTAAAATGGAGGTGGTCATGGATCTCCACACTGCCAAAGTGACTTTCACCGGAGCAACAGGCAGCAGCAACTTCAAAATTAATCAAACTGCGGTTGCTGATATATGCATTTTCCGCCACGTAATTATTAATGCCAAGGTGGAGACAGAAACACCTATCATGAAGGGCAGTGTTTCTATGGTCAAATTCCAGGCTAAAGCTGAAGACATGAAAATTGATTTCACTGCCTCTCACGATGCAGAGCTAGCTGGACAGGTTGAGGGAACTCTCTCAAGCTCTGCGCTTGCTTTGGTCACACCTAGTGAGCTTATGTTTGACATCAAGAACAAGGGAAATGCCAAGGTTGTCCTTCCATTCAATCTGTCTGGAAAGATGGATCTCCAGAATGACATCTCTTTTACTCTGAACTCTGAAGTGCAGGAAGCTAGCTGGACAGGCCTGGCTAGATTCAACCAGTACAAATATTCCCATTACTTCACAATGGATAATGGTGACAGAGAAATTAACATATTTTCCCAGATTAATGGAGAAGCAAATCTGGATGTACTGAAGGAGCCTATCACCATTCCTGAAATAACTGTCCCATTTGTTGGTATGAAGTCACCAAGAGTGGAAGATTTCTCACTGTGGGAAGACACTGGCCTGAGCTATCTCCTGACCACAACTCAGCAGACATTTGACATGAACAGCAAGCTGAAGTACATGAAGAACCCTGAGATGATTACCATTGACATTAATGTGGATCCAATCATCAACGTCATTAATAACAATGTCAAGACTTTGCACAAGAAAGTGCTAAGCGGCAAGGATAAGGCTGCTGCCATGCTCGCTAGATCTTATGACAACGCAAAGGCAGAGTATGAAAAATATAGCATTGAGTTGCCCAAAACCATTACTGTCCCTGCCTACAAAGTTCCAGTGATGAATGTTGAGGTGTCCACATTCACCATTCCCCTGCCCGACTTCAGTCTCATCACAATGCCTGCCCTGCATGTTCCATCTGCCCTCAGCAAGCTGACTCTTCCAAAAATCACTCTGCCCAAAATTCAGAGCATCAAGATCCCTGTAATGGGTGATCTGACCTATGAGTTCTCCATGAAAACCGCAATGATCACCATCAAAACTGATGCCAGCATCCTTAACCAGGacagcatcatcatcaaacttgactcttcctcatcctctgaATGTGAGTTTCTGACTGGAAGGATTGAGGGCAACACCAACGTGAACACAGTTGATGGATTTAAAATGGCCTCTGTCCTGTCTGTAAAACATTCAATGCTAGAGGGAAACCATGACAGCACCATCACCTTAAATTATGCAAATGTGGATACCTCCATCACCAATTCAGCTAAGGTCAATCTACTTTACCTGGCTATGGAAATCAACCAGGAGATTACTGGAAATCCAGAGGAAGGTCTTGTTGTCTCTATGTCCACTCCATCTGCAGGACTCATTGCACTTCAGATGCAGACTAAGCGCCCAGCACAAGTGAAAGCAAGACTCTATGGTCGCTACCCG ACTGAGCCAACAACAGACATTGATATCTtgggtctgaagctgtctgtgatGAACTCTGAGAAGCTGAACCTTCAGACAACCTGGAATATGGAGATGCCGTATGAGATGATGCTGAGACTGAAGACACAGGTGCCCACAGTCATGGAAATGGTGTCTGATCCTGCTGTCAGGACATATAACAAAATCTACAGAAGCGCTAGAAGCCTTGAGGGTCCTTTTGAACAGGCTAGAGAGCAGGGTAAAGTGATGTTCAAGAGAGTTGTTGACAACCTTGCAGTAGTAAATCCTTCTAGCGTTATGACAACTGTCACAGATAAGACCATTTTGATCCTAAAAGAATACCAACAGAAAGTTGAAATTGTTCTTGATGCTGTTGTTAAGTTCCTGAGAGACACCAAGTTCCAGATCCCTGGGCATGAACAGAGGCTGTCTGGGCTTGAGGTCTACCAGAAAtttagtgcttttgttgccGATGTATCTGAGGAGGCTGTTCAGAAGATTCCAGAGTACTTTGCCTCCATGTTTACAGCAGTCCTTGATTATTTCCAAGCAATTGAATTCACCTTTCCTGGCTCTAACCACATTGTCAGCGGAAGAGAAATTCTTGATGACTTGTTTGTAGCTTTGAGGAAAATTCAGGACCAAGTGATCGTCACTGTGAGGAAACTGGGGGATATTCAGCTGGAAGATATCATTAACAAAGTCTCTGCATTTTTGCAGTTTACCACTGAACAAAGTGAGAAGTTTCTCCAAACCTTAAAATCTCAGAATGTAGACAAGCTTGCCACCTTTGTGACTGATGTATACAACGATGCCATCAACTCTCCTATCCTGGCTGAGGTTGCCAAGCAGGTTGAAGAGGCCCACAGAATTGTTGTGGAATATCTAAATGCTGTGAGAGCTAAACTCCAGAATGTTTTGGCTGACATGTCTAGTGAACAGCTTCAAGCCGACATCCAGTCTTGGATTGACTTATCAGTAAAACGTGTGAATGCTTTCCACAACAATGTTATTAAGACACTTAAGGAGAAAAGCAAAAGTGTTGAGCCATTTGTTAGAGtaagtgacagacagatggaggttGACATTCCTTTACCATTTGTTGCCAAATCCAACTAA